From a single Nicotiana tomentosiformis chromosome 2, ASM39032v3, whole genome shotgun sequence genomic region:
- the LOC104111836 gene encoding DNA damage-binding protein CMR1-like — protein MPPELSDGLIDKIDARKLSKKSSTCEEFSCDGMVKTIRSLKRNDPLLDTTLTDRQVDLERLELNPNGRTQVVKGAISDVKFLPADNMKVIFVGDELGYLGLWNVDFEEENGDNGIYLYQPHQSKISGILIEPFSMLKIFTSSYDQRIMLLDVEKEAFEEVYQDTYAIYSICHRVEDINCLYFGDEVGALKIFDVRASTLSSLWELHEERINTIHCKPDDPNIVVTSSADRTFSVWDLRSISRDQPKSLTTIRHGGPIHSAYFSPFGSFLATTSSDNTIGIFGGENYEEKFLIHHNNLSGEYISTLSYEHKLFF, from the exons ATGCCACCAGAATTGAGTGATGGCCTCATTGATAAAATTGACGCAAGGAAATTATCGAAAAAGTCTTCTACGTGTGAGGAGTTTTCGTGCGATGGTATGGttaaaacaataagaagtttGAAAAGAAATGATCCGCTACTGGATACAACACTTACTGATCGGCAAGTTGATCTTGAAAGGTTAGAATTGAACCCCAACGGAAGAACACAAGTGGTGAAAGGGGCCATTTCAGATGTGAAGTTTCTTCCCGCAGATAATATGAAAGTTATATTTGTAGGCGATGAGCTTGGCTATTTGGGGCTATGGAATGTGGATTTTGAAGAGGAGAACGGGGACAATGGAATTTATCTGTATCAACCTCACCAGTCCAAAATATCTGGAATTTTAATTGAGCCATTCTCCATGTTGAAG ATATTTACTTCAAGTTATGATCAACGTATTATGTTGCTGGATGTTGAAAAGGAGGCTTTCGAAGAGGTATATCAGGATACTTATGCAATATATTCCATATGTCATCGAGTAGAGGACATAAACTGTTTATATTTTGGTGACGAAGTTGGAGCgctaaaaatatttgatgtaaGGGCAAGCACACTATCGTCATTATGGGAATTGCACGAAGAGAGAATCAATACGATACATTGCAAGCCAGATGATCCTAATATTGTAGTTACAAGCTCAGCAGACAGGACTTTCTCTGTGTGGGACTTGAGAAGTATTAGCAGAGATCAACCAAAATCATTGACAACTATTAGACATGGTGGTCCAATTCATTCCGCCTACTTTTCACCTTTTGGGAGTTTTCTTGCAACAACAAG CTCGGACAATACTATTGGTATATTTGGAGGAGAAAACTATGAGGAGAAGTTCCTGATACACCACAACAACCTAAGTGGTGAATACATTTCCACATTAAGTTATGAACATAAATTGTTTTTTTAG